Below is a genomic region from Fusarium oxysporum Fo47 chromosome XI, complete sequence.
ACTCAATTATAAAATAATGCAAACCGACGATAGGGACGTAGACAACTCAACAAAACGAGGGCCAATCATTCGCCAGATTTCCCTCCATTCATATGACCTCACGCGACCAAGAACGGCAGGAAGCAAATGGAGATGCAAACAGCCTCAGGCAAACCGTCATCAACCTCAGCGCATCAGAGTTTTCGCTTCTGCCGTGACAAACCGACAGCAATTGGGTTTGTTCAAACAGACGCGATGCACAGTCGCAAACATGGAGTTTTGTCTGAGTCACCCGCCGAAAGCAACTGCCCATCGCAAATTCGTGATCTCGTCGTACATGATTCCTTCCATTCCTCATTTTTCTCCCCTCCATCACCTCCTCGTTCTCGAGAACACCAGAGAACTTCCTCTTCAAACCGATTGATCTCTTGTATTTTCATTTTGCGTCTCGTGCGCGACGATGCCGGCCTCAGGATCCGGAGCCTCACTTCTTGCTGACGTTTACTTGGAAGACTGCAATCTAGGATTCACCCCGCGATGGGAGTTCCAGcctgatcttgacaagatgaGAATGACAATCCAAGCCATCTTTCGCACCGAAAACGTACACATCAAGCATTTCGCCGAAGGTTGCTTTAACAAACTCTACGAAGTTCAGATCAACGATCAAGCCCCGCTATTGCTGCGCGTCGCACTCCCTGTCGATCCGCAGAACAAGACCATCAGCGAAGTTGCCACAATCCAATGGGTCTCCGCGATTACAGACTTCCCGATCCCGAATGTCATTCATTACGATGCGTCGCGCGATTCTCCCATTACTTATGAATGGATCTTGATGAGCAAGCTCCCAGGCGCGCGGTTGGAGGTCACATGGCGGCACCTCACTCTTCTCCAAAAGACCGACACCGTCCGCCAAATCGCATCTTTCATAGCATCTCTCTTTCGTGACAAATTCGCGACCATTTGTAACATCTACCCTCCCGTATACGAAAGCGGATTGCCAAGGCCCGGCCCAATCGTGTCTACTTGCTTCTTCTAcggcctcatcaacaaaTCTGACATTAACCGAGGACCGTTTCGGAACAGCAGCGAGTGGTTTGCAGCACGGCTCGAGGCGACTAAAAGGGATGCGACAGCGACTATGGCAAAGTGGTGTGGAAAGGAAAACCTTGACTGTGATGCGGTCAAAGAGATTGACGATGCTGCCCGAACATTTGGCATCGCAGAGAGATTGCTGCATCTGATTCAGCGCATCTTTCCATTTCACGCTGAAGCAGAGACCACGGTTCTTTACCACGACGACTTACATGGGAACAACATTCTTGTCGACGATGCAGGGAATATCACAGGCATTGTCGACTGGGAATGTGTGTCCATCGTACCACTGTGGAAAGCCTGCGGCATCCCCCAATTCCTCTTTGAACAACCACGATGGACTGAACCTGATCGCAGACGATACCGCCACGATGCGAACGGCGAGATTTCCGAATTATACTACAAGCATTTACACCAATACGAAACCACACGCTTGCGAGAGGTGTTCTTGGGAGAAATGGAGCGACTTGACCCGCGATGGATGGACATTCACAAAAAGACGCAATTGCTCAGGGACTTCGACTTTGCAGTGCAGTTTTGCGATGATGTCGCCGTTTTGAAGCATATCGTCAAGTGGGCTGAGGCTGTGGAGGCTGGTGGGGATGTTCCGAGGATGTGGGACCTGGTATGGGCGAATGCGCTCAAGTGGTATTGAATCTCCGTTCTTGATCCGACCAGCAAAGGTGCTAGTGTCAGTCAGCGACTTGGCGATGCAGGAACTCCAGACAAATCTTGTTTGTGTATATTAACTGAAATGATATTGATCTTGACCACGATTGCGACCGTTCGGAAGATAGCCTTTGCGAAATAATCTTAGCCGCTGATGACTGGGCTGGAACCGTTCGATCGCGATACAGACGTGAGACCGCCATTCTCACGTAAGAGCCTCGGACTCCGGATCGCAGCATCTCACCAACCTGAGTAAGCCTGGCCTGATATCGACCGTCAAACCATAACTTCCTCACATCCATCGCTCAAATCTTCTTATCAGACCTATACCGCGCACCAGTATCACCAGGAACTCAACCCGCCCCTTTTTCCTCAATAGCCTATCTCCACGCGTGACCCCTCGTATTCGTCATGCTCAGCCTCAGTTTCTCAGCTGTAAGCAAGGGAGTGATTGGACCAACATAAGCCCTCATCCAATTGGTTTGTCCCAAGCCTGACTGTGTCCAAGAAACGCCTCTGAGAGGTTGACTGGGCCATGTGTGGCCTTACCTAAGTCATTACCAACTTGTACGATAGTGGGCGTAATCACGGGGTGAAGTTCTGCAAGGATGGCTTTGTGATTTCGAGTTGCGGTGAGATACGACGAAGTTTATTGATGTTAGTAAGGTGTAGAAAGACTTTGATTGGGTCGTTGGGTGAGATTTAAAGTCCTAGGGCTGAAACATTTGAGTGCCAAGACTATGATCCTTGATCAGCTGGACTCGTATCGCAGACTTGCTTGAAAAAGACGTTATGATTGGAAATTGGGGATTGAGATGACTACGGAGGGAACTTATGTGTGTGATTGCCGTCATAAGCTTGCATATTCTCCGATGACGAGGTTGAGGTGACCGCGTGATGAGCATCAGCCATCCCGAGGCGTTCTTATTTAAATCCCGTCTCACAAAGCACAGAACCATCGACCCCAAACCACTAAGAATATTGTCAAAATGGCTCTCATAGAGCGAGTATGGCACGCCTGCGTCAGTATAGTCGCGTGGCTAACAATGTGGCCCACCTCCCCTTCCACCTCCTACCAACATCCCCTCCGCCCCAATCATCCTCACACTCACATTGAAGATCCCAGCCCTGGCTTCCCCATCTTCAATCCCCCGCCAGGTGATCATGAATTTCTCTGCGAGTACCCAGAAATGACAGGTTTCGTGCAATGTTCAATTCCTGAGAATCGAGAATGTTGGCTTAGACATCCGGATGGGCGAGAGTTCAACATCCATACAAACTATGAGAACTTTGCACCGAAGGGTATTATGAGGCATTATACACTTAATGTTACTGAGAGTTGGTATAATGCTGATGGGCAGAACTTTACCGAGGCGAAGTTGTTCAATGGGGAGTATCCTGGGCCTTGGCTTGAGGCTTGTTGGGGTGATGTGAGTACTCTGGCCCGTGGGGTTTGAGAAAGGGACTAACTGTTGTGCAGACCTTCAATATCACGGTGATCAATAGTATGAAGCGGAACGGCACGAGTATTCACTGGCATGGTATTCGACAGAACCAAACAATGGACATGGATGGTGTCAACGGCATAACTCAATGTCCAATTGCGCCAGGGGATAGCTTCAGCTACATCTTCAATACGACGCAGTACGGGACGTCTTGGTATCATAGCCACTACTCTGTGCAGTATGCAGATGGTCTTCAGGGCCCAATCGTAAGCCAAACCGCGGTGCTCAGCCAAAATCGCGCTAACGATGCAGACAATTCATGGTCCCCAGTCAGCTCCCTACGATGCAACCAAGAGGCCATTACTTATGACAGATTGGTGTTAGTTGCCCCCAAGTAGGCTGCATGGCCCATACTGACTGAACATACAGCTCACGAGAGTGCATTCAGACTACTCTTCCCTGGCTCCCAATTCTCCAACAAGACCATCCTTCTCAACGGCGCAGGCAACGTCT
It encodes:
- a CDS encoding kinase-like domain-containing protein, encoding MPASGSGASLLADVYLEDCNLGFTPRWEFQPDLDKMRMTIQAIFRTENVHIKHFAEGCFNKLYEVQINDQAPLLLRVALPVDPQNKTISEVATIQWVSAITDFPIPNVIHYDASRDSPITYEWILMSKLPGARLEVTWRHLTLLQKTDTVRQIASFIASLFRDKFATICNIYPPVYESGLPRPGPIVSTCFFYGLINKSDINRGPFRNSSEWFAARLEATKRDATATMAKWCGKENLDCDAVKEIDDAARTFGIAERLLHLIQRIFPFHAEAETTVLYHDDLHGNNILVDDAGNITGIVDWECVSIVPLWKACGIPQFLFEQPRWTEPDRRRYRHDANGEISELYYKHLHQYETTRLREVFLGEMERLDPRWMDIHKKTQLLRDFDFAVQFCDDVAVLKHIVKWAEAVEAGGDVPRMWDLVWANALKWY